The Opitutales bacterium ASA1 genome window below encodes:
- a CDS encoding sulfite exporter TauE/SafE family protein, protein MDRGQCGRLLRGRVTFEPWEWALLAVGAAFVGLSKSGIPGVGILVVGIFSNILPPKLATGMVLPLLLVGDVAAVATYLKHTQWRHVLRLFPWTAIGVVAGWFALGHMSDRSVGVAIGAILLFMLGLHAWRSRRTAAEKLEREVVAHGAWFAPFMGVFAGFTTQMANAAGPVMILYLLAMRLPKMHFLGTSAVYFFALNLFKLPFMIQLGLIDGGSVVVNAWLAPAVLAGSIVGRLVATRVPQKLFERLALGLTFVAALKLLLG, encoded by the coding sequence GTGGACCGCGGGCAGTGCGGACGATTGCTTCGCGGACGCGTGACATTCGAACCTTGGGAGTGGGCTCTGTTGGCGGTGGGTGCGGCGTTCGTCGGGTTGTCCAAGTCCGGCATCCCGGGCGTCGGAATCCTCGTCGTCGGCATCTTCAGCAACATCCTGCCACCGAAACTGGCCACGGGCATGGTCTTGCCGCTCCTGCTCGTAGGCGACGTCGCGGCCGTGGCGACGTACCTGAAACACACGCAATGGCGGCACGTATTGCGGCTGTTTCCCTGGACGGCGATCGGCGTGGTCGCGGGGTGGTTCGCGCTCGGGCACATGAGCGACCGCTCGGTCGGCGTCGCGATCGGCGCGATCCTGCTCTTCATGCTCGGCCTGCACGCGTGGCGTAGCCGGCGCACGGCGGCCGAGAAGCTCGAGCGCGAGGTCGTCGCGCACGGAGCGTGGTTCGCGCCGTTCATGGGCGTCTTCGCGGGTTTCACCACGCAGATGGCCAACGCGGCGGGGCCGGTCATGATCCTCTACCTGCTCGCGATGCGGCTGCCGAAGATGCACTTCCTCGGCACGAGCGCGGTCTACTTCTTCGCGCTCAATCTCTTCAAACTCCCCTTCATGATCCAGCTCGGGCTGATCGATGGTGGGAGCGTGGTCGTCAACGCCTGGCTCGCCCCGGCCGTGCTCGCGGGGTCGATCGTCGGTCGCTTGGTCGCGACGCGTGTACCGCAAAAACTCTTCGAGCGACTCGCGCTCGGGCTCACGTTCGTGGCGGCGTTGAAACTCCTCTTGGGCTGA
- the ruvC gene encoding crossover junction endodeoxyribonuclease RuvC has translation MGRTTTRDLWKAKLEGRLAPALDLPPVFGGRRNAFVGNVLGVDPSLRGTGLAVLEFATGRPPLLLHSRTLKLGPSRSMAECLGAIFTAMSETMEMHAITHVALEQTIYVQNFQTAQILGAARGAAIAAAAVRTLPVFEYAPLRVKQAVVGVGRASKEQMARTVMSLLGHGRTLALDEADAAGVALCHAFTWRG, from the coding sequence ATGGGAAGGACGACGACGCGCGACTTGTGGAAGGCGAAACTCGAGGGACGCCTCGCGCCCGCGCTCGATCTCCCGCCGGTCTTCGGAGGGCGACGAAACGCATTCGTCGGCAACGTCCTCGGTGTCGACCCCAGCCTGCGCGGCACGGGTCTGGCGGTGCTGGAGTTCGCGACCGGCCGACCGCCGCTGCTGTTGCACAGCCGCACTCTCAAACTCGGACCGTCGCGTTCCATGGCCGAGTGCCTCGGAGCGATCTTCACCGCCATGTCCGAAACGATGGAGATGCACGCGATCACGCACGTCGCGCTCGAGCAGACCATCTACGTGCAAAACTTCCAAACCGCCCAAATCCTCGGGGCCGCGCGTGGTGCCGCGATCGCCGCGGCCGCGGTGCGGACGCTCCCGGTCTTCGAGTACGCGCCCTTGCGCGTGAAGCAGGCCGTGGTCGGCGTGGGGCGGGCGAGCAAGGAGCAGATGGCGCGCACGGTCATGAGTCTGCTCGGCCACGGACGCACGCTCGCGCTCGACGAGGCCGACGCCGCCGGCGTGGCCCTCTGCCACGCCTTCACCTGGCGCGGATGA